From Amycolatopsis sp. WQ 127309:
TCACTGGGCGCGCTCGTCATCCCGGACGACGGCCGGTCGCCGGGCCTGTTGATCGCCGCAACCGTTTGCTACCTGGTCGGCGGGGCCGGGTACCTCCTCGCCCGGCGCCGGACGATTCGCTGAGGCAAACGCCCGAACCGGCTCCGATGACTGCTCCATTGGCATTAGGGTGACGGGAAGTCATTAGTAGGTTCGAGGGACACCGGGGGCTCCTGTGACCACCGCGGGCGACGACCGTGCGCGCCTTCAGGCACGCAATGCCGCGATGAAGGACCAGATGGACACCCTCCTGGAGAACTTCGAGCGGCAGACGGCGCAGCTGCGTGACGCCCAGGCCGCGGCGGCGGAGACGACCGCGCACGTGACGTCCCCCGACGGCCTGGTCCGCGCGACCATCGACGCCGGCGGCAGCCTCGCGAAGCTCGAGTTCGCACCGAACGCGTTCGAGCGCACGACCCCCGCGCAGCTCGCGAACACCGTCCAGACCCTGGTGCGTCAGGGATCGCTGCAGGTCAAGCAGAAGATCGCGGACCTGATGGCGCCGATCACCGAAGGTTTGCCCGACCTCGCCGACCTGGTCGACGGCGCGCCGTCGCTGGCCGGGCTGGTGCCGCCGATCCCGGACTTCGCCGAGGAAGCTCCCGAGCCGCCGCGTCCCGAATCCTTCGAAGACGACGGCTCGATCCTGCGCAACGACCAGCCGCCGGCGCCTGCGCCCGCACCCCAGCGTGTCCGCCCGCCGCGTGCGGACGAGGACGAGGAGCCGCCGTCGTCCTGGATGACGAGGGGCGACTGATGCCGGACGGGGGAGCCGGCTTCACCGCGGAGCCGGACGCGGTGCTGCGCGCGTCGACCGGCCTGGTCACGGCCGCCGACGGGCTCGACAACGCGCTGAAGGCGTTGCAGGGCGCGCTGTCCGCGCAGGGCGAGTGCTGGGGCGGCGACGACTCCGGCAAGGAGTTCGCGAAGGACTACGTGCCGGGCGCGCAGGGTGCCGTCGAGGGCTTCACCAACCTCGTGCAGGGGTTGCGCGGGATGCAGCAGAACGTCGACAAGTCGATGAAGGCCCTGACGGGCGCCGACCAAGACGTGACGTCCCAGCTCGGCAAGGGGCAATGACCCGTGGGTATGGAGATGCCCGACGCGGTCAAGTGGCTGCTGCCCATCGTCGTCGGCGAGAGCTGGCCGGAGGGCGACGAGACCAAGCTGCGCGCGCTGCGGGACGCGTGGCACACGGCGTCTTCCGCGATCGGCCCCGCGTCGGACGCGGGCAACCAGGCGGCGTCCGGGATCCGCGACAACTGGACGGGTGACGGCGCCGACGCGTTCGTCGAGCAGTGGAAGAAGTTCGTCGAGGGCGACGAGGCGTACTTCAAGCAGCTGGCCGACGCGACGAAGGCGCTGGGCGACTCGTGCGACCAGACGGCCCTGGACGTCGAGTACACGAAGTACATGATCATCATCTCGCTGATCGTGCTGGCCGCCCAGATCGCGGCGATGATCGCGGCCGCGGCGGTGACGTTCGGCGGCTCGACGGCGGGCATCGCGCCGGCCCAGATCGCGACGCGGATGACCGTGCAGATGCTGTTCCGGCAGCTGCTCGAGAAGCTGGCGCAGCAGGGGTTCAAGCAGGTCGCGAAAGAGCTGCTGGAGAAGCTGCTCAAGCAGGGCCTCAAGAAGATCGGCATGGAGGTCCTCAAGAACGAGGCCATCAACCTCGGCATGGACGCGGGTATTCAAGGCCTGCAGATGGCGAAGGGAGATCGCCAGAGCTGGGACTGGTCCAAGACCTCGGATTCGGCGATCTCGGGCGCGGTCGGCGGAGTCGTCGGAGCCGGCAGCGGCGCGATCGGGCGTGGAGCGACCGAGGGGTTGTCGCACAGCGCTGGTGGGCAGATCGCGGACGCGGCGATGCGGGCCGGGGCGCGGGGGGCTGCCGAGGGGGTCGCGCAGACGGTTGGTCAGGCCGCGGTGACGGGGGATCTCGGGTCGTTGACGCCGGAGCAGCTGCTGACGGGCGCGTCGAGTGGGGCCGTCGGTGGGGCTGTCGGGGGCGCCAAGGAGCAGCTGCACTCGGTGCATGAGGCGAACATTCCGCGGGCTGAGCCTGGTGGGGATGGGGGCTCCGGCTCCGGCTCGAGAGATTCGGAGTCGGGTTCTGGCTCCGGGGACTCGGGGTCGGGGGATTCCGGCTCGGGGGAGTCTCGTGGAGCCGGCGAGTCCGGAGGCTCCGGCTCGGGCTCGGGCAGCTCTGGGGAGTCCCGCAACTCTGGTGAATCGGGCGAGTCCGGGGGTTCGCGCAGCACCGGTGAATCCGGCGAGCCGAGCGGCTCAGGTGAGTCCGGTGAGTCCGGTGAATCCCGGGGTGCCGACGAGTCCGGGGATTCGCGGCGGGGCTCGGAGGAGCCGAGTTCGTCGTCGGAACCGGAGTCACGGAGTGAAGAGCCGCCGTCGCGGGCGGAGTCGTCGTCAGAACCGGAGTCGCGGAGCGAGGCGCCGTCCGAGCCCGAGTCGCGGAGCGAGGCATCGTCTGAGCCGGAGTCTCGGGGTGAGGCGTCTTCCGAGGCAGAGTCGCGGCACGAGACGGCGTCGGAGTCGCGGCACGAGCCTGAGTCGCGAGGTGAGGCTCCTGCTTCCCAGCAGAGGCCGGAACCCGCGTCGCAACGTTCGGAGCCTGACGTGCAGGGTCCTGCGCGTCAGGCGGCTGAGCCCGTCGCACAGCAGCAGCCCGAGGCGCAGCGAGTCGCGTCGGATGGTCCGGCTCCCCAGCAGCAGGCACCCGCAGGTGGATCAACGCCGCCGATGGGTGGCAGCGGAATGCCGAGTTCGTCGGGTGGGGTGTCGCACGGCGGCAGCTCGTCGGGCGGTTCGCACGGCGCGGATTCCTCTGGTGGCCCGTCGCAGACCGGAGGCTCACCGAGCAGCCCGCCGCACGGCGGCGGCTCGCCGCACGGCGAGAGTTCATCCGGCGGCTCGTCGAGCGGCGGCTATGGCATGGCCCCGCCGGGATTCGGCCCCGAACCGGGACGGCAGAGCGGCGGACGTCCGACGGACAACGTCGGCGCGGCCGGCTTCACCGGCGGCCCGGGCCAGCCACTAGCGGCGGACGCGGGGCCGACACCGTTCCAGGGTGGCGGGGCGCCGCAGCAGATGTCGCCCCCACCGGCGGGCGGATTCACGCCGCAGCCTGGCGGGATGCCGAGCGGCGGTGCTCCGGGCGGACGCGCGGGTGGCCCGGGTCCACGCCCGGGTGGGCCGACGCCGCCGATGCCCTCGCGAGGTGGCCAACCCCCGCACGAGCAGCCGCGACGAGTGCCGCCACAGGACCCGCGCCGGATGCCGCCGGGTGGTCAAGCTGGTCAGGCGCCGACGCCGCAGGGCGGTCGGCCGCCCCAGGGTGGGCAGGCCCCGCACGGCGGACAGCCGCAGCCAGGCGGCCAGCCGCCCCACAGCGGGCAGCCGCAGCCAGGTGGGCAGCCGCCTCACGGTGGGCAATCGCCGCAGACTGGGCAACCAACTCACGGGGGGCAGCCGCCACAAACCGGGCAGGCACCGCGTGGTGGGCAACAGCCTTACGCTGGACGGGTCCAGCAGGGTGGACAGCCACCACAGGGCGGGCAGCCGCAGCACGGTGGACAGGCACCGCTCGGTGGGCAGCCGACGCAGGGTGGACCGGCGCAGCACGGGGGGCAAGCCCGCCCCGGTGGACAGCCGCCCCAGGGTGGGCCGCCCTCTCACGGTGAGCAGGCTTCGCACAGCGGGCGGACGCAGCAGAGCGGGCTGCCGCCGCACAGCGGGCAGGGTCTGCACAGCGGGCAAGCGCAGCAAGGTGGACAGCCGCCGCACGGTGGGCAAGCGCCGCACGGCGGGCAAGCGCAGCAAGGTGGACAGCCGCCGCACGGTGGGCAAGCACCGCACGGTGGACAGCCGCCGCACGGTGGGCAAGCACCGCACGGTGGACAGCCGCCGCACAGTGGTGGCGGGCAGCCGTCGCAGGGGCAACAGCCGTCGCACAGTGGGCAAGCGCCGCGTGGCGGGCAGCCGCAACAGGGCGGGCAGGCTCCGCACAGTGGGCAGCCGCCGCAGGGTGGACAGCCGTTGCATGGGGGGCCGTCGACGCAGGGTGGGCTGCCGCAGCAAGGTGGGCGGTCGTCGCATGGGGGGTCGTCGACACCGGGTGAGCTGCCGCGGCAAGGTGGGCTGCCGTCGCAGGGTCCGCAGGGTGGGGGGCCGGCGCAGGGTGGGCGTTCGGGGCCGCCGTCTCATGGGGGGCTGCCTCCGCAGGGGCATCCATCGCAGGGTGGGCCGCATCCGAATGATCCTCGGCGGATGCCGCCGGGTGGGTGGCCGTCGCAGAGTGGGCAGCGTCCTGCGGGGTATCCGAACCAGCCGCGGGGCCTGCAGGGACCGGGTGGGCGGCCTTCGATGCCGCCACCGCCGCCTGGTGGGCGGCCGCCGATGCCGTCGCATGATCCGCGTGTGGTGCCGCCGCCGCGCTTCGGGCCGCCGCAGGAAAACCTTCCTCGCGGTCCGCACAACCAGCCGCCCAGGGGTTTCGAGCAGCCTCGGCCGGTGGATCGCGCCCCGGAGCAGCCGCCGGTGCATCGTCCGGCTGACCAAGCTCCGCCCGTCGCGCCGGCGACGGAGCGGTTCGCCGGACCGGCTCAGCCCGCGCGTCCGGCGGAACCGACCGCTCCTCAGCGACCGGTCGAACAGGCGCCTGCCCGGGAACACGCCGCTGAGGCGGCGCCGGCCACGCGTGGCCACGCGGCTGAGCCCGCCGAGCGGGCGGTCCGGCAGCCCGTCGACGAGCAATCGGCCACCTCCGACCACGTGGCTGAGCAGCACGGGTCTGCGGCCGAGCGGCCCGCCGAACCGTCGGCTGCTGAGCAGGACCGTGCGGCTGAACGGCCTGCTGAGCAGGCGGCCGGGCAACCCGGTGGTGAGCGGGCAACCGCCGAGGAACGGCCGGGCGAGCAGGTACCGGCCGAGCGCTCCGGCCAGCAATCGCATGCCGCTGAGCAGGCGGTTGCCGAACAGGCACGTTCTGAGCAAGGGCCCACCGAGCATGTACCCGTGGAGCAACCGCCTGGCGAGCATTCCGCCGAGCAGCCGGCTGCAGAACGCCCCGCTGAGCAACCGCCGGGCGAGCACGCCGCCGAGCAGCCGCCCGCCAAGCACCCCGAAGAGCGACCGCTCACCGAACACTCCGCTGAGCAGGCACGCTCTGAGCAAGGGCCTACCGAGCACGCATCTGCTGAGCACGCACCCACGGAGCAACCGGCCGCCGAACGCTCCGCTGAGCAGACGGCCTCCGAACAGGCACGCTCCGAGCAAAGGCCCACCGAGCAGGCACCCGCCGAGCACACACCCGCGGAGCAAGTGCCCGCCGAACAATCCGCTGAACAACCGCCTGGCGCGCACCCCGCGGAGCAGCAGCTCGCAGAACACCCCGCTGAGCAGGCGCCTGCCGAACAGCACGGTGATGGCGACGACTCGGCTGTTCCGGGACCGCAGCAGGGGCGTGCTGATGAGCCCTACCTGACCGATGAGCGGTTTCACACCGATGATCCCGCCGGGGTTCGGCGGATCGAGGACACCTTCATCGACTCTGGGCGGCAAAGCTCTGAGACCGGTGAGTGGCGGCACGAGCAGGTCCGGCGCGAGGCGCTCCTCAAGCGCGACGAGTTCTACCCCGGCATGTCCGACGACGGGGCCTTCGCCGTGCACGCCTACACGCGGCACGAGATGGTCGGGCCGCTCAACCGGGCTCTGCGGTTCGGCAGTCCGGAGCTTGCGGACATCGCTCCGCAGGCCGGGGCGCTCGTCTCTGGACTGAACGAGATGCCGCCGCATGTCGGGACCGTCTCTCGGCGGATCGACTTCCAGGGCGATCCTGCGCGGGTCCAGGCCTTCCTCGGGCGGTTCCACGAGGGTGCGCACATCACCGAGCCGTC
This genomic window contains:
- a CDS encoding YbaB/EbfC family nucleoid-associated protein, which translates into the protein MKDQMDTLLENFERQTAQLRDAQAAAAETTAHVTSPDGLVRATIDAGGSLAKLEFAPNAFERTTPAQLANTVQTLVRQGSLQVKQKIADLMAPITEGLPDLADLVDGAPSLAGLVPPIPDFAEEAPEPPRPESFEDDGSILRNDQPPAPAPAPQRVRPPRADEDEEPPSSWMTRGD
- a CDS encoding WXG100 family type VII secretion target, encoding MPDGGAGFTAEPDAVLRASTGLVTAADGLDNALKALQGALSAQGECWGGDDSGKEFAKDYVPGAQGAVEGFTNLVQGLRGMQQNVDKSMKALTGADQDVTSQLGKGQ